In the genome of Spirochaetia bacterium, one region contains:
- a CDS encoding Na+/H+ antiporter NhaC family protein — protein METYGVFALLPPLVALLLCFLTKEVIASLFCGVLVGGLMICHGNIFAAVAQSWDWSSQQLMDKWQAEYFLFLFVIGGAIGIMYKLGGGYALVKKLEKHINTSKRSEFLIAILGIVIFFNEYANTAIVGTATKSLSDGKRLSREKFAYLLDSTAAPVSGLSPISDWAGFQTNTIAVSLAGIGTIGASAYAIWLRSIPYMYYCWFAIALVFIIALTQRNFGPMHLAEYRARTTGQLLRDGAEPAGNVEAEVGEIKTDHLSIWTFILPIVVLVFLALFGMWWTGGGPKADSFSVALGDSDTACALLWGAFGMVIVSMIMGLVLKIMSFKEIMDTFMSGAKTMFVAFLLMVFAWALKASCDAVGTADFCIKTILPLVDNLPAILPVAVFIVCMILSFGLGTSWGTMAIITPIALPLALAATGNQLNWIVYATVGSVLSGSIFGDHCSPISDTTIISSTFAGSDHMDHVTTQIPYALFAAVIAIIGYFLMLIGLHWAIILPLGIVALYFGTIWFNKRSAKKYGIPEIMPDFKE, from the coding sequence ATGGAAACATACGGCGTGTTTGCATTGTTGCCGCCACTTGTAGCTCTGTTGCTTTGCTTCTTGACGAAGGAAGTCATTGCATCATTGTTCTGCGGTGTACTTGTGGGAGGTCTGATGATCTGCCATGGGAACATTTTTGCTGCGGTAGCTCAGAGCTGGGATTGGTCTTCCCAGCAGTTGATGGACAAGTGGCAGGCAGAGTACTTTCTGTTCTTGTTTGTCATCGGCGGCGCTATCGGCATCATGTACAAGCTTGGCGGTGGCTATGCGCTGGTCAAGAAACTTGAGAAGCATATCAATACCAGCAAAAGGTCTGAATTCCTCATAGCTATCCTTGGCATAGTCATATTTTTTAACGAATATGCCAATACTGCCATCGTCGGTACGGCGACCAAGTCACTTTCCGATGGAAAGCGTCTGTCCCGTGAGAAATTTGCCTACCTGCTTGATTCCACTGCTGCTCCGGTATCGGGACTGTCCCCGATTTCTGACTGGGCTGGGTTCCAGACAAATACCATTGCAGTTTCTTTGGCTGGTATTGGTACGATCGGAGCAAGTGCGTATGCCATCTGGTTGCGTTCCATTCCGTATATGTACTATTGCTGGTTTGCCATTGCCTTGGTATTTATCATTGCGCTTACCCAGAGGAACTTCGGTCCGATGCATCTGGCTGAGTACCGTGCAAGGACAACAGGCCAGTTGCTTCGTGATGGTGCCGAACCTGCCGGAAATGTCGAGGCTGAGGTAGGCGAGATAAAAACTGACCATCTTTCAATTTGGACTTTCATCCTGCCGATAGTCGTGTTGGTTTTTCTTGCACTTTTCGGTATGTGGTGGACAGGTGGCGGTCCCAAGGCTGATTCCTTCTCTGTTGCCCTGGGAGACTCCGATACTGCCTGCGCCCTGCTGTGGGGTGCCTTCGGTATGGTTATCGTCAGTATGATCATGGGGCTTGTGCTGAAGATCATGAGCTTCAAGGAGATCATGGATACCTTCATGAGCGGAGCCAAGACAATGTTCGTCGCATTCCTGCTGATGGTATTTGCATGGGCCCTGAAGGCTTCCTGTGATGCCGTAGGAACTGCAGACTTCTGTATCAAGACCATTCTGCCTTTGGTGGATAATCTTCCTGCCATTCTTCCTGTTGCCGTCTTCATCGTCTGCATGATCCTGTCCTTCGGACTGGGTACTTCTTGGGGAACGATGGCAATCATCACACCTATTGCCCTTCCTCTTGCTCTCGCTGCTACCGGCAACCAGCTCAACTGGATTGTCTATGCGACCGTAGGTTCTGTACTCAGCGGTTCGATATTCGGTGACCATTGTTCTCCGATATCGGATACTACGATCATATCCTCTACCTTTGCAGGCTCTGACCATATGGACCACGTAACCACACAGATTCCATATGCTTTGTTTGCTGCAGTTATTGCAATCATAGGCTACTTCCTGATGCTCATCGGACTACATTGGGCTATCATCCTGCCGCTTGGCATCGTAGCCTTGTATTTTGGTACTATCTGGTTCAACAAGAGATCTGCCAAGAAGTATGGGATACCTGAAATCATGCCGGATTTCAAGGAATGA
- a CDS encoding GntR family transcriptional regulator: MSSRAIAVASIASALFIPYNLKKEEGPTSMATLYKMIYNELLQKINYSIYKVGDRLPTEKELSAQYHVSRITSKRALEELEKQGYVERVRGKGTFLRQESTLHVTDGLTNAIALIYPSDSDFGGFAASLDGASSVIEENGLVTHLYTRFDTTEAVEELLVSLKEDGTKGIIYYPRSGSFDYEIVNRFLYDGIPFATFDKYLFALNVPYVCSDNHYGGYLATSYLLELGHRKVAFISDLPLEDASSIRDRYLGYCQALKKYNLPYCPRYVSFKKGGRESMRSYDEAYYSGLISNLHEQGVSAIFAINDIVASFILRACGLLGYHIPGDFSLIGFDGLPFSQYQRVPITSVVQDFSTMGRCAAQIVINQLQGKPIDNKILPVKLVERASCRKLDS, from the coding sequence ATGTCCTCAAGGGCGATTGCTGTGGCTTCTATTGCATCTGCCTTGTTTATCCCATACAATTTGAAGAAGGAAGAGGGACCCACATCAATGGCAACGCTATACAAGATGATTTACAATGAATTGCTGCAGAAGATCAACTACAGCATATATAAGGTCGGAGACCGACTGCCTACGGAAAAGGAACTGTCAGCACAGTACCATGTCAGTCGCATTACCTCCAAACGGGCTTTGGAGGAATTGGAAAAACAAGGCTATGTCGAAAGGGTCAGGGGCAAGGGAACTTTCCTTCGGCAGGAAAGCACCCTCCATGTCACCGATGGGCTTACGAATGCCATAGCCTTGATTTATCCCTCTGATTCGGATTTCGGTGGTTTTGCTGCTTCTCTTGACGGAGCATCCTCGGTAATCGAAGAAAATGGCTTGGTAACTCATCTCTATACGCGGTTCGATACTACGGAAGCCGTCGAGGAACTGCTGGTTTCACTCAAAGAAGATGGAACGAAAGGAATCATCTACTATCCCCGTTCAGGGAGCTTCGATTATGAGATAGTCAATAGGTTCCTCTATGACGGGATTCCGTTTGCCACGTTCGATAAGTATCTCTTTGCACTAAATGTACCATATGTCTGCAGCGACAACCATTACGGGGGATACTTGGCTACCTCCTATCTTCTCGAGTTGGGTCACCGAAAGGTAGCTTTCATCTCGGATCTGCCTCTCGAGGATGCATCCTCGATCCGAGACCGTTACCTTGGATACTGCCAGGCACTCAAGAAATACAACTTGCCGTACTGCCCCCGATATGTCAGTTTCAAGAAGGGTGGAAGGGAAAGCATGCGGAGCTATGATGAAGCCTATTACAGTGGGTTGATCTCCAATCTTCATGAACAGGGGGTCTCGGCAATATTTGCAATCAATGATATCGTGGCCTCATTCATACTGCGGGCCTGTGGCTTGCTCGGTTATCACATCCCCGGAGACTTTTCCCTCATCGGTTTTGATGGTTTACCCTTTTCCCAGTATCAACGGGTCCCCATTACGTCCGTCGTACAGGATTTCTCTACGATGGGACGCTGTGCCGCACAGATAGTCATCAATCAGCTGCAGGGAAAGCCTATAGATAATAAGATTCTGCCTGTCAAGCTTGTGGAAAGGGCCTCCTGCCGGAAATTGGATTCTTGA